In the Paralichthys olivaceus isolate ysfri-2021 chromosome 17, ASM2471397v2, whole genome shotgun sequence genome, one interval contains:
- the cd226 gene encoding CD226 antigen isoform X2, whose translation MEAVQKDHWYFVVLIFLPFLRVAVQQKEAVTVRLEEGMILNCLCPWKGNLSMVSWTKIPEKYPIAVFHPEHGSAFSLHHRERIEFLRKTPMDGSISMRNVTHQDIGIYHCSVQTFPRGPWTTSAQVEDLDEPPEEGEDDDDEEDTVEPPTTEVNVVDVELVAEQDSNMTIGCNHKHDGTVYQALLERMPHGHLWGIIGVCKQVEGGLVREDYSDRGQVSCADSLDVNLHLTGVVPDDGGFYRCTFNTDAGVRTTTVQLTVVTPGGFSLSLYMMYIYIGAGGAGLLLVIVVLILALRQRKKSRREEYRVKLHPSQRQKWRQWQ comes from the exons ATGGAAGCTGTACAAAAGGACCACTGGTACTTTGTGGTACTCAtctttctcccttttctccGAG TTGCTGTCCAGCAGAAAGAGGCCGTCACAGTCCGGCTGGAGGAAGGGATGATCCTCAACTGTCTGTGCCCCTGGAAAGGCAACCTCAGCATGGTGTCCTGGACCAAAATACCCGAAAAGTATCCAATAGCCGTGTTCCACCCAGAGCACGGCTCGGCCTTCTCTCTCCACCACAGGGAGAGGATAGAGTTCCTGAGAAAGACGCCGATGGACGGAAGCATTTCCATGAGGAACGTCACTCATCAGGACATCGGGATTTACCACTGCTCAGTTCAGACGTTCCCTCGAGGACCCTGGACCACGAGTGCTCAGGTTGAGGATTTAG ATGAGCCACCtgaagaaggagaagatgatgatgatgaagaagatacCGTAGAGCCTCCAACCACAGAGGTTAATGTGGTAGATGTAGAGTTGGTGGCGGAGCAGGACAGCAACATGACTATCGGCTGCAACCATAAGCATGACGGCACCGTTTACCAGGCTCTGCTGGAGAGGATGCCACACGGCCATCTCTGGGGCATCATCGGCGTGTGCAAGCAGGTGGAGGGGGGCCTGGTGAGGGAGGACTACAGTGACAGGGGGCAGGTCAGCTGTGCCGACAGCCTGGATGTCAATCTGCATCTGACAGGTGTTGTGCCGGATGATGGGGGTTTCTACCGCTGCACTTTCAACACAGATGCAGGGGTGCGGACCACCACTGTGCAGCTCACGGTTGTCACTCCAG GTGGATTCAGCCTGTCTCTGTACATgatgtatatttacatcggggCTGGAGGTGCAGGGCTTCTTCTAGTCATAGTCGTCCTCATACTAGCGTTAAGGCAAAG gaagaagagcaggagagaggagtaCCGAGTCAAACTTCACCCGTCTCAGAGACAG AAATGGAGGCAGTGGCAGTAA
- the cd226 gene encoding CD226 antigen isoform X1, which translates to MEAVQKDHWYFVVLIFLPFLRVAVQQKEAVTVRLEEGMILNCLCPWKGNLSMVSWTKIPEKYPIAVFHPEHGSAFSLHHRERIEFLRKTPMDGSISMRNVTHQDIGIYHCSVQTFPRGPWTTSAQVEDLDEPPEEGEDDDDEEDTVEPPTTEVNVVDVELVAEQDSNMTIGCNHKHDGTVYQALLERMPHGHLWGIIGVCKQVEGGLVREDYSDRGQVSCADSLDVNLHLTGVVPDDGGFYRCTFNTDAGVRTTTVQLTVVTPGGFSLSLYMMYIYIGAGGAGLLLVIVVLILALRQRKKSRREEYRVKLHPSQRQPNIYGNVSVSVKKTKRSRQKGSCPVYANLPATRSHRTGRPPCNK; encoded by the exons ATGGAAGCTGTACAAAAGGACCACTGGTACTTTGTGGTACTCAtctttctcccttttctccGAG TTGCTGTCCAGCAGAAAGAGGCCGTCACAGTCCGGCTGGAGGAAGGGATGATCCTCAACTGTCTGTGCCCCTGGAAAGGCAACCTCAGCATGGTGTCCTGGACCAAAATACCCGAAAAGTATCCAATAGCCGTGTTCCACCCAGAGCACGGCTCGGCCTTCTCTCTCCACCACAGGGAGAGGATAGAGTTCCTGAGAAAGACGCCGATGGACGGAAGCATTTCCATGAGGAACGTCACTCATCAGGACATCGGGATTTACCACTGCTCAGTTCAGACGTTCCCTCGAGGACCCTGGACCACGAGTGCTCAGGTTGAGGATTTAG ATGAGCCACCtgaagaaggagaagatgatgatgatgaagaagatacCGTAGAGCCTCCAACCACAGAGGTTAATGTGGTAGATGTAGAGTTGGTGGCGGAGCAGGACAGCAACATGACTATCGGCTGCAACCATAAGCATGACGGCACCGTTTACCAGGCTCTGCTGGAGAGGATGCCACACGGCCATCTCTGGGGCATCATCGGCGTGTGCAAGCAGGTGGAGGGGGGCCTGGTGAGGGAGGACTACAGTGACAGGGGGCAGGTCAGCTGTGCCGACAGCCTGGATGTCAATCTGCATCTGACAGGTGTTGTGCCGGATGATGGGGGTTTCTACCGCTGCACTTTCAACACAGATGCAGGGGTGCGGACCACCACTGTGCAGCTCACGGTTGTCACTCCAG GTGGATTCAGCCTGTCTCTGTACATgatgtatatttacatcggggCTGGAGGTGCAGGGCTTCTTCTAGTCATAGTCGTCCTCATACTAGCGTTAAGGCAAAG gaagaagagcaggagagaggagtaCCGAGTCAAACTTCACCCGTCTCAGAGACAG CCAAACATCTACGGGAACGTGTCCGTGTctgtgaagaaaacaaagaggtcCCGGCAGAAAGGAAGCTGCCCCGTGTACGCCAACCTGCCGGCCACACGATCACACAGAACAGGACGTCCGCCTTGTAATAAATGA